A single Deltaproteobacteria bacterium DNA region contains:
- the pal gene encoding peptidoglycan-associated lipoprotein Pal has product MLLKKTKHALAVATLVLGFGSFGCTDDEAKPEEPVQPAAQAEVAKPEPTAPVESFAPKTIYFAFDDYSLNGDAQSNLQGLAEHLKKAQTAVVQIEGHCDERGSVEYNLALGERRAQSVKNYLVQLGVEGGRLSTISYGEEKPASDGHDEAAWAKNRRAEFTLTNQ; this is encoded by the coding sequence ATGCTGTTGAAGAAAACGAAACATGCTCTTGCTGTCGCCACGCTGGTGCTCGGGTTTGGCTCATTCGGCTGTACCGACGACGAGGCTAAGCCTGAGGAACCTGTCCAGCCCGCCGCCCAAGCGGAAGTGGCGAAACCGGAACCAACCGCCCCTGTAGAGTCGTTTGCACCGAAGACCATCTACTTTGCATTTGACGATTACAGCCTAAATGGTGACGCTCAAAGCAACCTACAAGGGCTAGCTGAACACTTGAAAAAAGCTCAAACGGCTGTGGTTCAAATTGAGGGGCACTGCGACGAGCGTGGCTCGGTTGAGTACAACCTTGCACTCGGCGAACGCCGCGCGCAATCTGTAAAGAACTACCTGGTGCAATTGGGCGTCGAAGGTGGCCGCCTGTCTACGATCAGCTACGGCGAGGAGAAGCCCGCCTCTGACGGACATGACGAGGCTGCTTGGGCGAAAAATCGTCGCGCTGAGTTCACGCTAACTAATCAGTAA